A region of Carettochelys insculpta isolate YL-2023 chromosome 9, ASM3395843v1, whole genome shotgun sequence DNA encodes the following proteins:
- the SASS6 gene encoding spindle assembly abnormal protein 6 homolog isoform X1, with the protein MAAESLFSRSVPVQVKCQGCEDRRINVRVRIELQSTSNPVHKKDLIVQLTDDTDPFFLYNLVISEEDFQSLKCQQGLLVDFSAFPQRFIDLLQQCIQEQNKDTPRFLLQLISSASVLDHAPAFLNVVETNPFKHLTHLSLKFLPGNDAEIKKFLAICLKCIKEEKSILEQKLKKTEDDFTRQLSYTQQSLSEKSRELDKLRTEWTSYTTSLTNKHSQELTNEKEKALQLQAQYQQQHEQQKKELESLHQRSIQQLQTRLSELEIANKDLTERRYKGDSTIRELKAKLSGIEDECQRAKQEVLSLRRENSTLDAECHEKEKHINQLQTRVAVLEQEIKDKEQLIVRTKEVLDATQEQKAILEENTEKKQVHVGKLEATIKSLSAELLKANEIIKKLQGDLKTLMNKLKLKNTVTIQQEKLLAEKEEKLQKEQRELQETVQSLQVKEQEVCKLQEQLETTVQKLEESKQLLKTNENVITWLNKQLNEIQMARKQETLGTSTIPSIHANNVSNRTGPSPHSMLDNRFPFTSSGMSCPISPVCTFQNFPETAPVKSTNQLVSGPKVQFNMQLSKTNRCSDIQPGFSTATGHSANKENGENLGLQLKYLKKREDSIPLRGLSQNTFNNSEYPKSSTSTKTLTSSKPGVLSTASAYFPGLQTT; encoded by the exons ATGGCGGCGGAGAGTCTGTTCAGCCGGTCGGTGCCGGTGCAGGTGAAGTGCCAGGGCTGCGAGGACAG GAGAATAAATGTTCGAGTGAGGATTGAACTACAATCAACGTCTAATCCTGTTCATAAAAAG gaCCTAATTGTCCAACTGACTGATGATACTGACCCGTTTTTCCTTTATAATCTTGTTATATCTGAGGAAGATTTCCAAAG CTTAAAATGCCAGCAGGGTCTTTTGGTAGATTTCTCTGCTTTTCCACAAAGATTTATAGATCTACTTCAACAGTGCATTCAGGAACAAAACAAAGATACCCCAAG GTTTTTGCTGCAGTTAATTTCTTCAGCATCTGTCTTGGATCACGCACCTGCTTTTTTAAATGTGGTGGAGACAAACCCATTTAAACATCTGACACATCTCTCACTAAAATTCttgccaggaaatgatgcagaaaTAAAGAAGTTTTTAGCAATCTGTTTGAAATGTATTAAG GAAGAAAAGTCAATATTAGAACAAAAGCTTAAAAAAACGGAGGATGACTTTACCAGACAGCTGAGCTACACACAGCAG AGTTTGTCAGAAAAGAGCCGGGAATTAGATAAGTTGAGAACTGAATGGACATCCTATACAACGTCGCTGACAAATAAGCACAGCCAGGAATTGACAAATGAGAAGGAAAAAGCTCTGCAG TTGCAGGCTCAGTACCAACAACAGCATGAACAACAAAAAAAGGAATTGGAAAGCTTGCATCAAAGAAGTATCCAACAGCTACAAACTCGACTGTCAGAACTAGAGATTGCTAACAAGGATCTAACAGAAAGGAGATACAAAGGAGATTCCACAATTAGAGAACTTAAAGCAAAACTCTCGGGGATAGAAGAT GAGTGCCAGAGAGCAAAGCAAGAAGTGCTGTCATTGCGTCGGGAGAATAGTACCCTGGATGCTGAATGTCATGAAAAAGAGAAACACATTAATCAGCTACAAACACGAGTTGCTGTTTTGGAGCAAGAGATCAAAGACAAGGAGCAGCTAATTGTTAGGACAAAAGAAGTATTAGATGCAACACAAGAACAAAAG gcaatacTGGAAGAAAATACAGAGAAGAAACAAGTTCATGTGGGAAAACTTGAAGCAACAATAAAGTCATTATCAGCTGAACTTCTTAAG GCGAATGAAATTATCAAGAAGTTACAAGGAGATTTGAAAACTCTAATGAATAAACTAAAATTGAAAAATACAGTAACAATTCAGCAAGAAAAGCTCTTGGCTGAAAAAGAAGAGAAACTACAAAAAGAGCAGAGAGAACTGCAGGAGACTGTACAGTCTCTACAAGTAAAAGAGCAAGAG GTATGCAAGTTGCAAGAACAGTTAGAAACTACAGTACAAAAACTGGAAGAAAGCAAGCAGCTTCTAAAAACCAATGAAAATG tAATCACATGGCTAAATAAGCAACTGAATGAAATTCAGATGGCAAGAAAGCAAGAGACATTGGGAACTTCTACCATTCCAAGTATACATGCAAACAATGTCAGTAATAGAACTGGCCCTTCGCCTCACAGTATG CTGGATAACAGATTCCCTTTTACTAGCTCAGGAATGAGTTGTCCCATCTCTCCAGTATGTACTTTCCAAAACTTTCCGGAAACAGCACCTGTGAAAAGTACCAATCAACTGGTTTCAGGACCAAAG GTTCAGTTTAACATGCAGCTTTCAAAAACTAATCGATGTTCAGACATTCAGCCAGGATTTTCTACTGCAACTGGTCATTCAGCAAATAAAGAAAA